aaataattttgttaatataggTATAAGAATCTAGTGGTCACACATTCAACACTCTGCGCGCACAGCTCACAGCACCCATGCGCTTTCTATTACATATATCGCGTAAATGAACGAGTTTGTCTATTGCTTGTACTTATGGAGTCCCCAAACGATTGACGACTAAGCAAATTTCTGTTCTATAcggacaaataaatattaactttccCCTATCATTACAAATAACAAGGATAGATTTATATtccttatcatttttttcactatttatatctttgtttattatcatattttgaatgTCTATCAATCTTTTAATAATGATGGCAAAAAATTTACCTGTTACGTTTATGAAGATATTTGTGTGATAACAAATATAGATAGAGTTGCAAGTGTACAAATAACTTAACGGCCATCTGaacaattattgaaattatacctgaaaatagatttttcaatttatttaaattcttttaaatattaattcagcagtttctaaatattaaatttaattattaaatattatacaattatttgtaattatttaattaagtgtattgttattaatttaaccCACTGACTTAAAATTacacgttttttatttttgtattgagagaaaatttttcaaaattgtgaataaacaacttttgtttaaaaaaaaaattaaaacaacgaCATCTATGggaattaattgttaataatacatATTGCCGATATCTGTATAAATTAGATAAGTGTCTGCGCTAATATTGAAAATGCTAAAACTCATTTTTCCACAGAAttgaacgaattttttttttcacacacTGAGAATATGATATGATGCTTTTTTTTCCGTTCTTAAAACATTCCTTTCCACTCAAAAAGTATTatcaaaaagatcaaatttttgacgtcatcaaaatccaaaaaatttaattttgctttatcacatccaaattttatccaattttgataaacaaatatgtaattctacttaatttgggtcatacttttcgaatttatgatcaaaattaacctagctctaataggtttcaagaatgtggagtcctggccccgtaatgaagcacataagtgattgctagcgaaaaactgacatcacagctgaaaagataaacccaaaattagtgggtttcaaaaaaaatttcaataagatcggatcaaatttgcctgtgttatgaaaaaaatcgaatttatataccgaaattatatattttttaactgttgggttgggttgggtttaaaacaaaaaatttaatttggtctatcacatccaaattttatccaattttgataaacaaagtatgtatttctacttaatttgggtcatacttttcgaatttattatcaaaattaacctagctctaaaagttttcaagaatgtggagacctggtcccggaatgaagcacattaatgatagctaacgaaaaactgacatcacagatgaaaagaatgacccaaaattagtgggtttcaaaaaaaatttcaatgagatcggatcaaatttgcctgtgttatcaaaaaaatcgaattttttaactttatgacgtcatcgaaatccaaaaaatttaattttgctctatcacatccaaattttatccaactttgatgaaccaagtatgtaattttacttaatttgggccatacttttcgaatttgtgatcaaaattaacctaaatctaattggtttcaagaatgtagagtCTTGGTCCCTTAATCAAGCACATAAGTGACAGCTATCCAAAAACTGAcaccacagctgaaaagaatgacccaaaatcagtaggtttccaaaaaaatttcaataaaatcggatcaaatttgtctgtgttatcaaaaagatcgatttttttaactttatgacgtcatcaaaacaaaaaaatataattttgctctataacatccaaattttatccaattttgataaacaaagtatgtaataatttttgcttCGTTCCTGCTactaaaaatattgtgtgtgtgtttttttgtgcCATTTTTGTGCAAAAAAGTGTAATTTTGTGTCAGAAATGTACGATTTACGGAATACGtgtcagaaatatttaaaattcaatgaccaaaaatacttactaaatgacaaatttaatccaaaataaacataaacaaatgtttttggACTTCATATTGGAACTTCTATGACTGGGTTAAGCTCTATGTTTGAATGTTCCTTGGGGTACTATAAAcgcgttacaaaaagtttcattaaaatcgatgcGGTTTCCCAACTTTTCCACTATCGACACTTCACTTCATTGTATTAAATAAGTATGgagttaattgaaaaaaataacaaatctttgttttatatttataatcaagGAAAATTAAacaggtaaataaaaatttttatttattattcttaatattttcctCTCCATGTGTTTATACTGAAACTTTAGAGTGCAGGTCGTATTGGCGAACGAGTACGGAAATTTTTAGGATGAATTTCTTTGGTTAGAATTGGCTATGATTACCCCTTCACTTTTTAGGTAGATACCCATTGAGCCGATCTAactaaaaatagatattaagTAAATTCTGTTATTCAAGTCGAAAAAGAAAATCcaacgaaaaaatttcttcctATAATGTTTTCCACACTCGTGTGCCGCTACGATCTGCACTAGATTTTTTTacatcttacttttttttttcttctttgaaataaattttaacttgaatGTGTGATCCACAGTGGATTGGGTTGTTAGTTTTACAATAATGACGATGTGCTTCGGTTTGAATGTTCGGGCATTGCCCCAACTATATAGAAACCACTTTTTAATTGTGTATTGTTGGATGGTAATATTGTGTTTTCAATATACGAGTAGCCAAGAAATTTCAGGTGTGTCAATTATattgtttaagttttttgttttcaatgattcttttttcaattatttttattacaaacaagtgactgagttaattgttgaaataccctgtatacaaAGTGttaaatgtcagtgcttgcattatttttaatcagttaGAAGAGTTTAGAAAACCACAATCAAGATTTTACTCCCGTGAAGTGCAGAAAACGTTCTCTCTGCGGTAGCTACGCTGGCCGGAAGAGTTACGCTGCAAATCTTGGTCGCATGCTTCAATGAAATGAGCTACTGACTCtggtaaacattactgtttacctgtgaagTTGCAAATTAGGCTCAAATTGCCACTGCTAATAACTTCATATAACTTTATGTTTTCTGTATGTTTTAGACAACAACGGTTCATGTGATCCATCTTTAAACTGCGAATATAAATGTGAGCGTTCATTAACAGGTGGTACATGTTTTTGCCCCGATGGACATATACTTAACGTTGATAATCGTACATGTATCGATCGTAATGAGTGTATTGATTGGGGTACCTGTGATCAGTTATGTACGAACTCTGATGGTAGTTTTTCATGCTCGTGTGTCCATGGCTATCAGCTTATTGATGACAAACATTGTATGGCGTATAATTcatcacaattattattgtattttgcatacaaatatttggGTGTGTACCAAATGACCCAAAATGGAGATAATATTACGATGGTTGCCAATTCAACGAGTGCTAGTGGATTGGATTTTCATTATAatcgtaatttattattttggtcgGATACCAAAACCGGTAAAgtaagttttggttttttaatttttctataccCAGAATCCACGAATACTATCGAcacttttttcagatttttacagagtggaccattttaatctattatggctaatagctcgttttgtagtatCTCTTGTGGGaataaatctgttctggaactaagaatatttagtttgaaattcagaaaaagaatataTGAAGTAAAACTACCTTTgaaaaagttagaaaaagtctgaaaatatcaaataaaatattgattaatcaTTTAATGACAGAAAATGGTAATAGATGAGACTCTTTCGCTGGTCCGTAACTTGAGCGTGGccttttgattacaaattttaaaatgttgatcaattaaatgtacaaaCTCTTTAAGAGTAAAATGACACAATTATGGCTACTCTCTCCTGTTTTTCCTTTAGTTTTACGTTAAATACGTAATCGTATACTGATACGATTaatcaaaatcgttagagccgattCCGATATACATAAGGCGCAACCTAAATAGTTGCCACCAgcgctatgtaccctcgttacggTCTTGctctttcggaagaaatattcCGACTTCTCctagaagactttttcagaattaatcagagATCTTATGAAAATTTAGTTAGCAAAATAAAGTAAGAGTTTAAGACTTTTTCTgagtttttcagaattaatcagtaaaatttaaagcattcacattttcgaaaaattaattactgtaGGTTTTACTTTTATCATATTGAATACTTCTCTtagggaaaataaaaaatttaccaaaaaattagACATGATGTCGACATTTCTCTTCAAATAGAAATGAATTATTCAGTAAATTAAGGACCACCCAAAAcatgaattttcttaaatatttctaGGTACATTCTCAAATGCTAAGAGAAAATACTCCAACATCTGTACAAAGTCCACCAGCAAATATTACTCTACCAGTAAAATGGGATCCAATAGCCATAGCAGTTGATTGGGTGGGTGATAAATTATATGTTGTGGATtcttttggacaaaaaatagaTGTTTTTGAATTGGATGGACGTTGGCATACCGTGGTAATTGGATCTTTAACTAATCCAGCTGATATTGCTTTGGATCCAACTGTTGGATACATGTTTATTGCAAATGGCCCTCAAGTAATTATTAAAGCCCATCTTTTTTGCAATctcagaataatttaaaaagtaaaatgattttttagattttgcgAGTAAATATGGACGGAACAGATTCACAGGTAATTGTCTCAAAATTGCCAAATTATGCAACAGGTATTGCTGTTGATATAATCGCAAAACGCATCTTTTGGTCTGACTCGGTAGCGAGTCAGATCGAATCTGTCGACTATAATGGGGAACATCAAGTAATAATAATTCGAGAAGAATCAAAAGTAAATCCAACTCGTTTAGCTGTTTTCGAGAACCGTGTATATTGGGGTGAGGACACTCAAGGTAATACATCTCTGAATAAATACGAAGGCATTATATCTGTAGATAAATACGACGGGTCCAACTCAATACAAGCAATTAGCAGCACTCATGATAGTTTTTTCTTTGTGAAGCCAAAAGCTATTAAAACAGTTCATGAATTAATCCAAAAACATACCGTAAATCCATGTGGAAAAGATAATGGTGGTTGTCAACATATGTGCATACTTACACATGCTACTGTGGATCTAGGATATCGTTGTGCCTGTAATATTGGTTGGGAACTAGCGTTGGATAAACGAACTTGTTCCCCAATCCAGGAGTTTTTACTATATGccgaacaaaaatttattaaaggaaaAATTGTGAAACCCGTTGGGAATGCGTTTAGTGAAGCAATTCTGCCAATTGGAACCGCGCATGGACGGTTTATTGGCTTAGATTTTGATGCacacgaaaaatatatttattactcagatgttttacaaaatgttatatATCGAGTCCATCTTAATGGATCTTCAAAAGAAGTTATTGTTGCATCACAAATTGAATCAGTTGAAGGTTTAGCCGTAGATTGGGCatccaaaaatttgtactatatTGATAGTCGAAAAGGTACTTTGAATGTATT
The Chrysoperla carnea chromosome 4, inChrCarn1.1, whole genome shotgun sequence genome window above contains:
- the LOC123297450 gene encoding low-density lipoprotein receptor-related protein 2-like, which translates into the protein MTMCFGLNVRALPQLYRNHFLIVYCWMVILCFQYTSSQEISDNNGSCDPSLNCEYKCERSLTGGTCFCPDGHILNVDNRTCIDRNECIDWGTCDQLCTNSDGSFSCSCVHGYQLIDDKHCMAYNSSQLLLYFAYKYLGVYQMTQNGDNITMVANSTSASGLDFHYNRNLLFWSDTKTGKVHSQMLRENTPTSVQSPPANITLPVKWDPIAIAVDWVGDKLYVVDSFGQKIDVFELDGRWHTVVIGSLTNPADIALDPTVGYMFIANGPQILRVNMDGTDSQVIVSKLPNYATGIAVDIIAKRIFWSDSVASQIESVDYNGEHQVIIIREESKVNPTRLAVFENRVYWGEDTQGNTSLNKYEGIISVDKYDGSNSIQAISSTHDSFFFVKPKAIKTVHELIQKHTVNPCGKDNGGCQHMCILTHATVDLGYRCACNIGWELALDKRTCSPIQEFLLYAEQKFIKGKIVKPVGNAFSEAILPIGTAHGRFIGLDFDAHEKYIYYSDVLQNVIYRVHLNGSSKEVIVASQIESVEGLAVDWASKNLYYIDSRKGTLNVLSTRNVTYRRTLLKNLKRPRGIVLHPNKGYIFFSVWEQPANISRTNTDGTNLITFENMTLGYPNGLTIDFEKDRLYWCDSKLHHIQHSNLDGIDIKTINSQLIRRPFNLIIHGNYIYMTDWKFKAIIKLNKDGTGEDEEILIKATNLVYGVKIYSESVQMLDQLRQPCLINNGGCEKLCFAVPGNGSDSLQVKCDCPDGESLIDDGKYCEADPNAEPEVIACPNTWDFMCNNQRCIPRRWVCDGEDDCLDNSDEEQNCTLF